The DNA window acaacaaaaaaaacatgtaattagaCTTTAATATGGGTTCAAAAGGGCTTAattgtacaaaataaaatatcgagggtcaacttaaaatttatcaaaaatcacACTATTGCAATCCACAGCAGTGAAAATGCAAGTGAGTGAACAATAACCATGTCTAGAGTAAAAGAGCttataataatttcttaaagttTGGGGCGATAACGAAGATAGACAAGAGAATGGAAATTAAAAGTGCCATCACAATTCCATCCCGTTTATCATTCCCCGGTGCACTTAGGCTGCCAAGCTAGGAAATGACAAGCTGACAGAGTCCTGTAGTGTACGTTCCAGAACACAACAGGACATATTTTTTGTTGCCGTTGATGCATGTTGCAATAATCTGGATTCATTAATTGAATGCAAATAGAGGGCGTGGGTTTTTGTTCTTGAATAGTATTGTCGTGGTAATGGCAGTTCGAACTTGTTGCTGTAAATTCGTGACGACTGAAATCTTGATATTATCATATCATCATCCAGCGGCTGTTGTTGCCTCTTTCGCAGAAAGGAATACAAGAATAACCGGTTGTTCTACTAGTTGCGGGCCCTGTTTTTTTCAAGGTGTAGTAGCTAGAAAGCCAAAACACAGGAAAAAGACAACTCCTTACCAATAAATAAAGGAACCCTAAAAGAACTTCTATTTTTGTGTGGAAGGCAAGACAACAGTGCAGACAAGTGCTAAACTAAAAGACTGATTGATTACGAAAGCTTGGAAATGGCAGCAGAGAAGGGGAGGGTATGCGTGACAGGAGCTGGAGGTTTCTTGGGCTCTTGGCTCCTCAAGGTTCTTCTATCTAAGAACTATCTTGTCCATGGAACCGTTAGAGACCCCGGTCGGTATCTACAAAACTGTTAgctatttattttcattctctGTTCTCGCTTTGGGTTACTTGTATTGCTATGCCCCATTTTCATGTATTATTCAGATCTTTAAGCATTTAATCGATAATACCCAAATTTGTAATGGTTTCATTTTAGCTACATGTCATTGATTCACTGATGGCCGCATTTTAAATATTCGCATCTGGATTCGGCAGATAGTTGTTGTCAAAAATCGAAGCTCAGCCTTTATCAAGTGGAAatatggaattgttttttttttttaatggtgctTTAATGCAAATTTGTTGACAATATCATGCAGCGGACGAGAAGTATGCTCACTGGAAAACCATTGACAAGGCATCTGAGAATCTGAAACTCTTTAAGGCAGATTTACTGGATTACAACTCTCTTTGTTCTGCTATCAAGGGATGTGAAGGAGTCTTTCATGTTGCCAGTCCTGTTCCCTCCACTACAGTACCAAACCCTGAGGCAAGCGTGCCTAATTAATTAGAGTGTTCAACTGACAGTGTGTTTGATGGTGATTGATAAAGAAATATGCCATCTTGTAATGATTTTAGGTAGAATTGATCGAACCTGCTGTAAAGGGCACATTGAATGTGCTCAGAGCATGTGATGAAGCAAAGGTTAAGCGAGTTGTTATTGTGTCCTCTATGGTTGCTGTGTGCATGAACCCAAGCTTGCCAAAGGGTCAAGTGATGGATGAGAATTGGTGGTCTGACAAGGAATACTGCAGAGCAACCAAGGTGATAAACTTGAAGTTAGTTTTTAATGCAAATTTGGAAGTCCTGAGTTGAACATATTTTTCTGGTCTTACATTTTGTAATTCTATATCATGAGAGTTAATCCCACAGACGATTTAAGTTTTTCCATTGTTTGCTATTATCTTTGGTTCTATTTGTGCACCAGAACTGGTATTGTCTGTCCAAGACAGAAGCAGAAAGTGAGGCGTGGGAATGTGCAAAAAGAAGTGGACTTGATGTTGTAACAATTTGTCCTTCCCTCATCTTGGGGCCAATTCTGCATTCTGCAGTAAATGCAAGTAGCAAGGTTCTTATTAAACTCTTGAAAGGTAGCTAGCTATCCATACGATGCCCAGGTCACCTGGTTTTACTTTTACCTGTGCATGTTAAATGTCATCTTTACATACAAGTAATCCAAGGAATTTTTTAGTGTacttttgatgatttttaacaCTGAGATTCTATGAAAATTAAGAGTATTAAATACTCATAATAAAATTGGTCCTTTGATTCATTATTGTAGCTTTGACCTAAGCTGCGTCTGATTCAATTTGTGCTGATGGCTGTGACCCTGTGGTTTGGACTCTGGACTTCCCAGACAGCTTGCCACATTTGATCATACTTTAGTTTTTCATGCTTGGATAACTCAAATATTTAAACATTGCTGTTGTAGTCTGTAACAGTGGCTTATGGCTCACTCGAGGCTAGTAACTTGAAACCCAGGTCAAAAATACAAATACTATTTgttagtttagtttagtttagatATGGTTTGTTCTGAAGCAGAATTTTATGCCATCTTCTCATTGCTCACCGGTGTTCTGCACGAAATGCTAATGCAGAAGGGTACGAGTCATTGGAAAACAAGCTCCGAAATCTAGTAGATGTTCGTGATGTTGCTGAAGCACTGCTTTTGGTATATGAGAAGCCAGAGGCAGAAGGGAGATATATATGCACAGCTCATGAAATCAGAACAGAGgatttggtggagaaattgagaaatatatatcCTAACTATAATTATCCTAAAAGGTAAGTAACTTGAAAGATCTTGTACTCATCCATCCATATTATTCAAGTTCAGTGCTATTCTACTTTGATTCTCTTGTTGGATGATGCCACTCACTCACCCTTGCAAGGATTgctttcctatttatttttcgCTGTTTTTGGCAATATGATTGCACATCTTCTTGCACTGGCAGCTTCACTGAAGAAGAGGAAGGAATAAATCTGAGTTCAGAAAAGTTACAGAGGCTAGGGTGGAGCTACCGGCCACTGGAGGAAACTCTCATTGATTCGGTGGAAAGCTATCAGAAGACTGGAATCTTGGATTAAACAAAATGGGCAGTTCATCttattcccttttttcttttcaattaataaatgcGATTTGCTAGCATGTTGTGTCGATGATTCATGTTGATACCGTGACTTGTatggatatttgtttttcaatcagATCAActaaattattaagaataacAAGATGGAAATCATGTTAATacaatttcctttttaaaaaaacagaatattattgcaatttttttttgataacccgAGATGTCCTGACCAGCTTACATGCATCACGACTAATTCTCGAATCCACTGAATTCCTTGCAAGCTCTGTAAACAGGTGAGACACTACAAGAATAACAAAGGTACACATAAAGATTCGAAACTAGGATGTAGAGACAGGAAATTCCTTACTAGGACTGCTAAGCCACTAACCCGGGTGTGAATGTTATTGTAATCTTATGCCGCATGTATGGGGTCATAATTGTTAAACTTGGAGCgttaaaatatgaatttttaagataaaactGATTCGATAAAATTCTTAATGATTCATAACtctattaaattcttaattaaaatctGATCAGTTTAATAGTCAACGCAGCAGTATTGATTTGATAAAGAACAGTCAACTTGCAAAATCGAATTCGGCGATCATGATAGGGGCATTGAAGTCAACTAACTTTTCAAGACTCATTCCATCATCTAGGAAGAGCACAGAACCCTCGGGAAAGACGTTCGGAAATTCCATCCATTAGAACATTACAAGTGATGAGTTTAAGTGTTTGCTGtatagtgatttttaaaaattaaaatgtattaaaataatatctttttaatttttgatattataacattaaaataattaaaaaatattaatccagtaccttttcaaacacaaaataattctaaaaaacaagtaataacaaaaaaacgaAAACTCCCAgatatcattattattagacATCCAGCTGGAAAGAGGAAAGTGAAGATGAAAAAAGTCGCCCCCCCACGTTCTTAATGACATCCAGCTGGACTAAACCCCATCTAacctctaattaattaattattattagacaTTTGGGCTTATTTAGAGTATAAACTGAGCCCCCATAAACTAATGTTATTCGGTCATTAATATCGTGTTTTAAATTGCATTTgatttgaaaagattttaaatttatgtttcttcAAGTTAAATATGGAAGAGATTCTGGCCCTTTATGTTTACATGTGATCCTTAATTGGTCTCCAAGATCTAGACACCCCTAAACTAAGTCTTTGTATCCTAAAATCTAAAGTTTTGACAGTAAGAACTAATCATGGAACTGATCTGGTTTAATAAGATTTGGATGAGTTGCCAGTGAATCCAAACTATGAATTTTGAAATGATAttgtttcaagataaaaaaaaaaaaaaaaacaagaaaataacatCATTATGCATTAAGAAAATCTATTCTACAAGCTAGATTTTGAATCACCGAGTTAACTCATTCGGTTTTATAACCATGTTTGAATTCTATCCATGTCCAGCAGCATCCGAATATCAAAGTTACAAAATATTCCTCAGGGTTATGAGCCGAAGTCCCTCCCTCATTAGTTTTTGTTTCAATAGCATCTGCTTGTACCGGCAAGCTATGTAAATGTTGTTGATCATGGGTGGTTAAGGAAAATTCTCGTAAGCTGACACAACAAATAGCCAAGTTTCTTAAAGCATGAATGGAAGAGAATCATAAGATCAACAATGCGATGGCATTTATGAGAGTCTTATAACATATTTTGAGTAATTAAGAAGAAATTAGGACAATAATGTAGGCATATGCCCAAATTGGAGATATGCTTTGCAGGGCCTTAATTACATGGCTTAAAAAGAACAGGGATTTAATGTCATCATTGTTACAATTAAAACCTGAAGCCAAGTTTACTAACATAACTTAGAGCTGAGTTGTTCTAATGAATTAGTTCTGCGAACCAAGCACGtaatttttagttattgaaTGGCAAGAATTTGAGTATAAGATGGCCTTACAATATCTGGAGCGAAATCAGTTCATGATTGCCAGTAGCAGTACGCTCATTTTAACAAAGCGACCCTGCTggggaaaaaaggaaagaaagtgaCAGACAATGATCAATTGTATGGAAGAGTCACTCATTAGCGAACAGATGAGTGAAGTATCCTGTAGAGACAACAAATTAGAAAGATGATGTGATGAATCAACTCGATTTCAAAGAAACAACTTATGCACCTAGCTATAGACAGCTACAACAACATGTAGTATACAAAACTGAAGCATGCGCAGGTACAGAATCCTGGTATAAATGCTTGCAAACCAGTGCAATCAATGATACTATCAAAGATCCCCCATTGTAAAACTATGGAAAATGCAATATGTTTCTCGATTGCTTCACCTTTCTTGCATGTCTGGTTTTGAGGATTGAAAGCAGGACAAAGCTAAGACACTGAAGAGGATGAATGATAATATGTCAAACCTTCGACACATACACACCGCATAGGAATCTTATGACAATATCTCATAATTCATTTTGTATTGTGATTGCTACTTTAACAACGAACCTGGCTGAACACCTAGCATAGCCAGCTTCCAATCCCTTCAAAGCCTTCCTCCGACCATTGAAAGAGCAGAAGCAATGTTTTGAGgttttcaattaaatgttgGTGGGGTTCTCACGGGCAACCTCGacaacaatccaaaaataatctCAAGAAACGGGTTCTTACAGTCGAAAACCTCTGTGACAATGAATACACAACCAACCATGCAATCGAAACTAAACATACACGTCTTTTGTTCAAATTAGTGAACCGACATAATCAAACAACCAAATCTCTTTAAGGTTAAGAGTAAATAAATCTTGAAGGACACCATGGGAAAGTTATATAACAacctctgtattttttttaatctcatcagaGTTATAGCAACCAAGTTAGAATTTCAAGCCTAGATCCTACTCAAGCTCACCCTCTATACATATATTATCTTCAACAATGCTAAGGGCTTGAACTTTTCCAAGCCAAAtggagaaatttattttttgtggtgaTAAGTAATGAACAATATGAAATAACTAGTTCGCGTCTAGAGGCATAGCTGACACTTTATCGAAATCATACTACACAATTTCTGGATGTTGCCAACTGAAGCCTGTATTGGGATTTGTTCCTTTGGCTTGCAATAGAACCTCAACCTTTCGTCCAGTTTGAAAAATCAGAATCTATGTGAAAAAGGAAAGCATGAAAAACACAAACTCCTAGTAAAAAAGAAACCATCCATTGCAAAAAGTAATTGGTGCTCACACAATGTTAATTAGTACTTGCCAGTATCTGCCACCCATCAGAACTCATCAATGATAAAGATACATTGGATTGATCACTTTATAGGCCTTCCCTTGTTTGATATTCTACAGGAAACAGGAGTTAAAGAGAAAAGGGTCAGATCTCCAGCTTTTCCTCACAAACAATTATAAGAgacatataaaatcatttttcctTCAGTTAAtgcatataaaagaaattatcacATTTAGTGTCAGTTGATTCTTAACATGTCTCAAAGCCCTGGATTGTATATACCAACTCCACCAGCTCGGCAAATATTATTGCCCTTACAGTCACATAGCACATCCATTCGAGTGCAACCTAACTTCACTCAAAGCAAGAAAAACATTCAGCTGATACAATTAAAGATGATTGATCGCTAATTATAGACCAGGGATCAATCTTTAAGGTGTTTTGGCCCCCGGCTTCAGAACCTgggaaacaaagaaaagaggT is part of the Populus trichocarpa isolate Nisqually-1 chromosome 2, P.trichocarpa_v4.1, whole genome shotgun sequence genome and encodes:
- the LOC7474549 gene encoding cinnamoyl-CoA reductase 1, whose product is MAAEKGRVCVTGAGGFLGSWLLKVLLSKNYLVHGTVRDPADEKYAHWKTIDKASENLKLFKADLLDYNSLCSAIKGCEGVFHVASPVPSTTVPNPEVELIEPAVKGTLNVLRACDEAKVKRVVIVSSMVAVCMNPSLPKGQVMDENWWSDKEYCRATKNWYCLSKTEAESEAWECAKRSGLDVVTICPSLILGPILHSAVNASSKVLIKLLKEGYESLENKLRNLVDVRDVAEALLLVYEKPEAEGRYICTAHEIRTEDLVEKLRNIYPNYNYPKSFTEEEEGINLSSEKLQRLGWSYRPLEETLIDSVESYQKTGILD